A single window of Streptomyces xanthii DNA harbors:
- a CDS encoding aminotransferase class I/II-fold pyridoxal phosphate-dependent enzyme: protein MLGEYPISGRRAADISASVERAVADGSLEPGQLLPPMRELAERLGVNPNTVAAAYRTLRERGVIETAGRRGSRIRPKPATTARESIRVDVPDGVRNVSNGNPDTALLPSLVEAFTAAARAADQNPVLYGAASLEPELARAARTALDADGVPAGPVVVASGSLDAIERVLAVHLRPGDAVAVEDPGWGSMLDLVPALGLRIEPVGVDDDGPLPGDVARALRGGARALVVTDRAQNPTGAAVSASRAEELRAVLAAHPDVLLIEDDHGHGIVDLPLHPLAGDARPWAFVRSVAKAYGPDLRLAVLTGDPDTVDRVRGRQSLGPGWVSRITQRAVATLWAARAVDARAVSASYGRRRDALIAALAVRGIAAHGRSGMNVWVPVPDETGVVARLLHAGWAVAPGARFRMKAGPGVRITVSGLRVEEIDAVADAVAAAVGPARGTVRYD, encoded by the coding sequence GGGCGGTGGCCGACGGCAGCCTCGAACCGGGGCAACTGCTGCCGCCGATGCGGGAGTTGGCCGAGCGGCTCGGGGTGAATCCCAATACGGTCGCGGCCGCGTACCGGACCCTGCGCGAGCGCGGGGTCATCGAGACGGCCGGGCGGCGCGGCAGCCGGATCCGGCCCAAACCGGCCACGACCGCGCGCGAGAGCATCCGCGTGGACGTCCCGGACGGCGTGCGGAACGTGTCGAACGGCAATCCGGACACGGCCCTGCTGCCCTCGCTCGTCGAGGCGTTCACCGCCGCCGCGAGGGCCGCCGACCAGAACCCCGTGCTCTACGGGGCCGCGTCGCTCGAGCCCGAGCTGGCGCGGGCCGCGCGGACCGCGCTCGACGCCGACGGGGTGCCGGCCGGGCCGGTCGTCGTCGCGTCCGGCTCCCTCGACGCCATCGAGCGGGTGCTAGCGGTGCACCTCAGGCCCGGCGACGCGGTCGCCGTCGAGGATCCCGGCTGGGGCAGCATGCTCGACCTCGTGCCCGCGCTCGGCCTGCGTATCGAGCCGGTCGGGGTGGACGACGACGGTCCGCTGCCCGGCGACGTGGCGCGGGCGCTGCGCGGCGGGGCGCGGGCCCTCGTGGTCACCGACCGGGCGCAGAACCCGACGGGCGCGGCCGTGAGCGCGTCCCGCGCCGAAGAACTGCGGGCGGTCCTCGCCGCCCACCCGGACGTCCTGCTCATCGAGGACGACCACGGGCACGGCATCGTCGACCTGCCGCTGCACCCGCTGGCCGGGGACGCCCGCCCCTGGGCCTTCGTCCGCTCGGTCGCCAAGGCCTACGGCCCCGACCTGCGGCTCGCCGTGCTCACCGGCGACCCCGACACCGTCGACCGGGTGCGCGGCCGGCAGAGTCTGGGCCCCGGCTGGGTCAGCCGCATCACCCAGCGGGCCGTCGCCACGCTGTGGGCGGCCCGTGCCGTCGACGCGCGGGCCGTCTCGGCCTCGTACGGGCGGCGCCGTGACGCGCTGATCGCCGCGCTCGCCGTGCGGGGGATCGCGGCGCACGGGCGCAGCGGCATGAACGTGTGGGTCCCGGTGCCGGACGAGACCGGGGTCGTCGCCCGGCTGCTGCACGCGGGGTGGGCGGTGGCGCCCGGCGCCCGGTTCCGGATGAAGGCCGGGCCCGGGGTGCGGATCACCGTCTCCGGGCTGCGCGTCGAGGAGATCGACGCGGTCGCGGACGCGGTGGCCGCCGCCGTCGGCCCCGCCCGCGGCACGGTCCGCTACGACTGA